The Pseudomonas parafulva genome includes a window with the following:
- a CDS encoding phosphonate ABC transporter ATP-binding protein, with protein MPSEAVIALQGASLRHGAVRALEGVTLRIAQAERVAIIGPSGAGKSSLLHLMATATRPSSGRLEVLGQQPWALSAGARQRLRAQVGLVHQAPPLPPRQRVVTAVLAGRLGQWGLGRSLLNLLYPCDVPGARQVLAELGLADKLFVQCGQLSGGQLQRVGIARVLYQQPRIMLADEPVSAMDPVLADHSLALLNRHAQATGVALVASLHAVELALAHFPRVIGIREGQVLFDCPAEAVTDELLQALYANEQLVAKHGLNASPHVQLPRC; from the coding sequence GTGCCTTCTGAAGCAGTCATCGCGCTGCAAGGCGCAAGCTTGCGGCATGGCGCGGTGCGCGCCCTGGAGGGCGTGACCTTGCGCATCGCGCAGGCTGAGCGCGTCGCCATCATCGGCCCATCGGGGGCGGGCAAGTCCAGCTTGCTGCACCTGATGGCCACGGCGACCAGGCCGAGCAGCGGCCGTCTGGAGGTGCTCGGGCAGCAACCATGGGCGTTGTCGGCAGGGGCCCGGCAGCGCCTGCGGGCCCAGGTAGGTCTGGTTCACCAGGCGCCGCCACTGCCGCCGCGCCAGCGGGTGGTCACTGCCGTGCTGGCGGGCCGTCTGGGCCAGTGGGGGCTTGGTCGCAGCCTGCTCAACCTGTTGTATCCCTGCGATGTGCCTGGTGCGCGCCAGGTCTTGGCCGAACTGGGGCTAGCAGACAAGCTGTTCGTGCAGTGCGGTCAACTGTCAGGCGGCCAGCTTCAGCGGGTGGGTATTGCGCGGGTGCTGTATCAGCAGCCTCGTATCATGCTCGCCGACGAGCCGGTGTCGGCGATGGACCCGGTATTGGCCGATCACAGCCTGGCGCTGCTCAACCGGCATGCCCAGGCCACTGGCGTGGCGCTGGTAGCCAGCCTGCATGCGGTCGAATTGGCTCTGGCCCACTTTCCCCGGGTGATCGGCATACGCGAAGGGCAGGTGCTGTTTGATTGCCCAGCCGAGGCTGTGACCGATGAGCTGCTGCAAGCGCTGTACGCCAACGAGCAGCTGGTGGCCAAGCACGGCCTTAATGCGAGCCCCCACGTGCAGTTGCCCAGATGCTGA
- a CDS encoding putative selenate ABC transporter substrate-binding protein, whose translation MLKRPLALAASLVLSCCALAVQAAETLRVSAIPDEAPTELQRKFKPLGEYLSKQLGMQVKFVPVADYPAVVESLASDRLDLAWLGGFTFVQVHLKDPTATPLVQREQDAQFTSKFITANPAVKSLADLKGKSFAFGSISSTSGSLMPRYFMLKQDNIKPEGYFSRVAYSGAHDATVAWVQAGKVDAGVLNASVWQKLVDAGKVDTAKVRVFATTPTYFDYNWTVRGNMDPALKEKIKQAFLNLDPADPEQKAILDLQAASRFIETKPENYAGTEQAAREAGLLK comes from the coding sequence ATGCTCAAACGTCCCTTGGCGCTCGCCGCCAGCCTCGTGCTGTCCTGCTGTGCCCTGGCCGTCCAGGCCGCAGAGACACTGCGTGTCAGCGCCATTCCCGACGAAGCGCCCACCGAACTGCAACGCAAGTTCAAACCCTTGGGCGAATACTTGTCCAAGCAGTTGGGCATGCAGGTGAAGTTCGTGCCGGTGGCTGACTACCCGGCCGTGGTCGAGTCGCTGGCCTCCGACCGGCTGGACCTGGCGTGGCTGGGCGGGTTCACGTTCGTGCAGGTGCACCTGAAGGATCCGACTGCCACGCCGCTGGTGCAACGCGAGCAGGACGCCCAATTCACCTCCAAGTTCATCACTGCCAACCCTGCAGTAAAAAGCCTGGCGGACCTCAAGGGCAAGTCCTTCGCCTTCGGGTCCATTTCTTCCACGTCCGGTAGCTTGATGCCACGCTATTTCATGCTCAAGCAGGACAACATCAAACCTGAAGGGTACTTCAGCCGCGTAGCCTATTCCGGTGCCCACGACGCCACCGTGGCCTGGGTACAGGCTGGCAAGGTCGATGCCGGTGTGCTCAACGCCAGCGTTTGGCAGAAACTGGTGGACGCCGGCAAGGTCGATACCGCCAAGGTGCGCGTGTTCGCCACGACCCCGACCTATTTCGACTACAACTGGACGGTGCGTGGCAACATGGACCCGGCCCTCAAGGAGAAGATCAAACAGGCCTTCCTGAACCTTGACCCCGCCGATCCAGAGCAGAAAGCCATTCTCGACCTGCAGGCAGCCAGCCGCTTCATCGAAACCAAGCCGGAAAACTACGCGGGCACCGAGCAAGCCGCCCGCGAGGCTGGCTTGCTCAAGTGA
- a CDS encoding PhnE/PtxC family ABC transporter permease — MLNASQRDPAMAPRILIGLLAIAVLWPGIQLSELNPAVLLQAENREQMASFTGAFWPPAHERDFLELLLEATLQTLAVATAGMALAWLLAVPAGLLASRALSLNAASRGGRPGAWSRLVRLPVRGVLIFLRSVPEIVWALLFVRAVGLGPTAGVLAIAITYSGMLGKVYAEIFESVDQRPAHALLQAGSGRLAAFFYGILPNAVSEAVSYTVYRWECAVRASVVMGFVGAGGLGQQIDLSMRMFAGAEVASMLLTFLALVMLADGLSRLLRGRLA, encoded by the coding sequence ATGCTGAACGCCAGTCAACGTGATCCGGCAATGGCGCCAAGAATACTGATCGGGTTGCTGGCCATCGCGGTCCTGTGGCCGGGTATCCAGTTGAGCGAGTTGAACCCGGCCGTGCTTTTACAGGCCGAAAACCGCGAGCAGATGGCGAGTTTCACGGGGGCATTCTGGCCACCTGCACATGAGCGCGACTTTCTCGAGCTATTACTTGAGGCCACCCTGCAGACCTTGGCTGTGGCCACCGCCGGCATGGCGCTAGCCTGGCTGCTGGCCGTGCCGGCAGGGTTGCTGGCCAGCCGCGCCTTGTCCCTGAACGCTGCCTCGCGTGGCGGGCGCCCGGGTGCCTGGTCGCGCCTGGTGCGGCTGCCCGTACGGGGCGTGCTGATCTTCCTGCGCAGCGTGCCTGAGATCGTCTGGGCACTGTTGTTCGTGCGCGCTGTAGGCCTCGGGCCCACGGCCGGGGTGCTGGCAATCGCCATTACCTACAGCGGCATGCTGGGCAAGGTGTATGCGGAAATCTTCGAATCGGTGGACCAGCGGCCCGCCCACGCCTTGTTGCAGGCGGGCAGTGGACGGCTGGCCGCCTTTTTCTACGGCATCTTGCCCAATGCCGTCAGCGAAGCGGTGTCCTACACAGTATACCGGTGGGAATGTGCAGTACGGGCATCGGTGGTGATGGGGTTCGTGGGGGCCGGCGGGCTGGGTCAGCAGATCGACCTGTCCATGCGCATGTTCGCTGGCGCCGAGGTAGCCAGCATGTTGTTGACGTTCCTGGCCCTGGTGATGCTTGCCGATGGGCTCAGCCGCCTATTGCGCGGGAGGCTTGCATGA